The Silene latifolia isolate original U9 population chromosome 4, ASM4854445v1, whole genome shotgun sequence region TGTACTTAGAAAGTGAGCTATTCAGTACTCcgtaataaataaatgaatgaagtAAGTAAGAAATTGACGTTATAAATAAGATGAACATACAAATCAAGGAACATAGTCCATAGTCCTTACCGATCTATCAGTCCTTGGTGTATCAGTGGGATCAATACCATAGTCCTCAGCATTCACCTCAAAACTGAAACTCTCTCGCGATACACCTGGAGTAAACTTTTAGATTTTAGTTGGAAAAGGAataatacaataaatataaatacaAAACACCTTTGAAATGTAAACACATGCTGCAAATTATGACAGACCATCAATTTCAAAAGCAGCTGGACTGACAGAAGAGCGAAAGCCAGAGCAATAGTTGACTGGAAGACCTTTAGATGAACTTGATGACCGTAACCTGGTTGTCATAGATAATGCCCCTTCTTCACCCTACACTAAGAAATCAGAATTATAAAGAGGATATCTGCTTCTACAATTACAAGCATGAACGAGTTATGTGACAGAAAGGTTAGGTAATAACCAACTAACACTTTTAAAAATGACTCATTATGATGGTTTTTTTCAattataaaaaaaacaaatggAATTATCATTTTGATGTGCCTAGGATTGGATAATCATTTACAAACTCGTTTTGGTGTCAAGAAGTGAATCAACATTAAACAAAGTAGTAACTGAAGTTTCACAAAAAAATAGTAAGAATAAAACAAAAAGTTCGCTTATATGGTTGTGCTTTGAATAAATTATGCTTACATCACACCAAACATCACCAAAAAGGAATCAAACCTTAGTAAAATGAAATCTGTGAAACCTCAAAGAACTATTAAGGTTAACCGATGACTGAGACACCAAAGGGGAATTTTTCAGGGTTAGAGCTAAAACGACTAAGCTTCTAACCTTGACAACTAAGCCAGCATGAATGCCTCTTCTTCTCATGAGCATTAAAAGAGGTTCTTCGTATCCTTCATGATAAAATCCTGCAACAATTGCTTCCTTTCCTCGAGCCTGTTCAAAACAATTTAATTCTCAATATTTTTCTTGATTTGCCCAAGGTATTTTAAATATTTAGAATATGTTAGCACTTACAAATGTACTCAAtgacatgcaatgcaacaaaaaaaaaaaagacaggtTCCAGTCGTGCTTTGGTGTGGTTTGGAAAACTAGTCCATACACCTGTACATCACTAACCAGTTGAGGGTCTTGAGAGTTGAGACCACTTATCTTGACTATAGAAGACGCTAGACATAGAAAAGTATAACTATATAAACTACCCAAATAAAAATTCAGATAACAGTATCACCAACTTGACTAAAATTTTGAGGttttaaagataatcgaattcaGATACCACAGAAATTTATacacaaatcaaacaaaatgCATCTACATACACACTTACCCTGACGAACTGTTGAACCTTTTCAGATGTTGCCAATGGTGGGCGTTTCTTAATGTGTTCCCTTAATCCAATCAATGAGTATCTGCAGCAATAAGTTTTGACCTTGAGTTTTCAGTTTGACTGAACTGCCTTCTAGAGACATGACTTAACAATTTGCCGCACAACAAGTTATATGATCAAAAGCTGCCCAGGAGTTGTGCAAAATACGGTAGCTTGCCAATGGAGAGTAACACTTGCGAAGGACAACAAATACGTTTATACATTGATGGGTCTAGTCAATAAACTGTAAGCAATTCTAATAAACACATCTTCCTAGATTTTTCAGGATAGTTCAACTGTTAGACATTACAATAATAATTACTGGTATTTTCTGATAAATCTTTTTGAAGCAGGGTCAGTTAAATTGGACAATGGTAATATTAACAAATAATAAATACGTTATCATTTTGGCAACTACTAATAAgctactccctccatcccaattTTATTGTCccctttttctttatttttccatCTCAAATAATTGTCCCCTTTCTAAATATAGTAACTGGGACTTCACAGGTAATCTTTATTAGTCAAAGGGTGTTAGTGGTATTTGCCTATTTGGCCATCATTTCTTAAATCTAACCTTTGGTTAAAGGGGGACAATTAAACTGAGAAGCAGGGAATACTTCTTAAGCCAATTATGAATCATCAATCGGATTTTACTTTTTCAACATGAAATCTTTAGCTGCTTTAACAAACTATGAATTTGCAAAATGAGACTTTCACTTCATATTTTGCCAAGTCATGAAAATCATATTTTAGAATTGTGATCAATGGATACAACAACAGCTTTCCAGTCTGACATTTTCTGGCCACCTAATCTACAATAAATAGAGCAAGCATTTTTCTACGCAGACAAACTCTTCAATGGTATACACTTACAATGATGGGCGAGCTTCTCGTAAACTTAAATATGAAAAGCCCACATTGTCATCCTGAGAAAAGTAGTAAAGTGAATCTATGAAGTGATGAAGACTAAACATTCCCTTAAATGTTGGGGAAAAAACAAAGTAAATCCACTATTAAAAGTTCAAACCTCAATAAGCTGCTTTGCCTGTGACGTTGTCAAACGTGTATTCGCCCCCATATATTGCAGCATCTGTTCTTCTGTGACACCCCCCTAAAGAAGATTGACGATGTGAACACAACTTTAGAGAATAATAAAGTAAAAGAGACACACATATAACATCACAAGGAAATCATCTTCAAATAACTCGGTTTATACTACCTACATGCAAAGATAATAACAAAGTGAGATAGTGTCAGTTGATTAGAGTTCAAGTGCATCTCAGAATACATATTCTGACTCTAAACAGTCACAATCCCTGTGAATTACACCTATTAATCTCATATCCATAGGTTATAGCTGATAGGCAACTTTGTATTAAACTAAAATTAGTGAATGTGTACATGCTGAAGACAACTTTACAACAGGAGTCCCTGACTTAGAAACAGATGAAGCAAGAAGCCACACAAACCAACCTTTGGGGGCATCCAATCCACACCATGAAGCAAGCACGATTCACCGTAACATGATCTCACAGCAGCTACGAATAACGTGCTCCGGAAAAAGCGTGTGTTGCCATCATAAGGTTCACCATAGTGAGTTAAGGACTTTACATCAGCAACTGAAGGAGGGCCTATTGATCCAGAAGAAATACACAAGGACCAATAAATAATATTCAGATGGCAAAGTCAAGTAGTCAACTAATGTGTTTAGATCAAGCCCCTCTAAATTCCTCTTTTTTAGAAGAAAGAATCTGGTTAATAATATGCCAAAAGAGCACCAACCCCATATTTCATAGAATTAGGGGCATTACCAAATTCATCATCAAATGCAAGACAATACGCTTTTAGCTCCCGATTTGTTTCCCTGTTCATGCGTTGACCTATCAAAAATGCGGAAAGCAATGACTCGCTCACCCTTGTTGATTCATTATCTCTGGATCCAAGAAGAACATCTTTTAGAACACCATTAACCTCCTCGTATCCAAGATGACCTCCTGCTAGAACTTCTCGCAAGGCACCAACTAGTCTCATTTCCCTAGTATCTTGTCCTGTATAATGCGGTCCAACAGAACTGCTCGCCCCCATTATGGAGCCTTCTGGATCGGCTATGAATAAAACATCACGGGGAAGATCACGAACAAGCTCTGGCCAGAAAGTGTTCATGGCATGCCTTTCCCCTTCACTCCACTGTGTGGCTTCAGGAAAGGCATTCGCCCTGATAGTCATTCCCGCAAAGAAAGCACCAAGCTGAGCTTTGGAAACCTCATACTCTTCTTTAAGTTCCCCCTTGGCTGAAATTACACAATAACGGGTCAGTCATTTCATATTTAACTTCTGTAGAAAGCAGAGAACGGACAAGAGATAAGAGTATCATATGTTTTGTCTAGTGTGTTCATGCACATATGGTTAGAACCTTAAATCTGGAGGAACCAAATAGATTAAGACGTGCacaaaacttagagaaataattaTAGATTTTTCAGGATTGACCATATCTTTAGCAGGGGATTCATTCTATTTCATCAAAAAATGAGTTCCTGACTTTGCCCATTGCTGCACAGGCCAACTGATTTCCTGCAGTTCAAACAATCCGTTTTACAGCCACCTCACATATGATTGTTGTACCAAAGTTGGTTGGCGTGTGTGGTAAGTGCTCTCatttcttaaacaagtggtcTGGTGCGAATGAAAAAatcaaacttgggaggggtctaTCCATTAAGTTGCCTTCAATACCCCGAAGGATTGCCCCAGCTGTCAATCTAATCCCTCCAACTTTAGGAAATGGAGTTGCCTAAATTTACACCTAAAACATTACATTTCGTACGACGGTAGTAAGAAAGGAGGTATAACATGTAACATGCATTTACAAATTTACAAATGACTGATGACGTAACGAGTCGATAACATGTACCCCCTCCAGCCCTCAATTCTCTTCTTCAATCTTGCCATTTTCCATGAAAATTGTCTCGTTTACACTTTGTAATTTGAATTAAGACCACACTTATTCAACCCTTGCCATTCCTATTCCAAGGAGTATTTTAATGAAACGTAGTTGTTCGA contains the following coding sequences:
- the LOC141653592 gene encoding uncharacterized protein LOC141653592 produces the protein MKLSLHADRLHPFTSPSPASIPAVKSFNQPTAIPASLKFSHRIRRRCRLSMIAVTVKMEELALTEDTTRNPGISTAYRNPELRIPNQTVLDAQARVCTGPTQTKPLTYDQAAHVLHTILKSAKGELKEEYEVSKAQLGAFFAGMTIRANAFPEATQWSEGERHAMNTFWPELVRDLPRDVLFIADPEGSIMGASSSVGPHYTGQDTREMRLVGALREVLAGGHLGYEEVNGVLKDVLLGSRDNESTRVSESLLSAFLIGQRMNRETNRELKAYCLAFDDEFGPPSVADVKSLTHYGEPYDGNTRFFRSTLFVAAVRSCYGESCLLHGVDWMPPKGGVTEEQMLQYMGANTRLTTSQAKQLIEDDNVGFSYLSLREARPSLYSLIGLREHIKKRPPLATSEKVQQFVRARGKEAIVAGFYHEGYEEPLLMLMRRRGIHAGLVVKGEEGALSMTTRLRSSSSSKGLPVNYCSGFRSSVSPAAFEIDGVSRESFSFEVNAEDYGIDPTDTPRTDRSVAKNIKLGISALQGEKGPAYDRIVLNAGMVDHLLGCDGAEDISSALDRAREAIDSGQALNRFLNYIKISHKV